The following proteins are encoded in a genomic region of Streptomyces collinus Tu 365:
- a CDS encoding NHL repeat-containing protein translates to MTRPVPGTIITVAGNGQSGFEADGVPAASTKIGTPWGVTVDEAGNVYVCEYSTNRVRRVTPDGKITTIAGTGTEGYSGDGERATAAKLSGPHGTAIDKAGNIYIADRKNDRIRKVAPDGTITTVVGAGPRGYSGDGGPASAAKLNLPQSVALDDTGNLYIADVGNHRVRKVAPEGKITTVAGTGTGGYSGDEGPAFAAQLNNPTGVTVGKDGNLYIADCSNHRVRKVTPDGTISTVAGNGTKGYSGDGVPATTTTLNGPYFVDMDGTGNLYIADQDNHRVRKVAPDGIITTMAGDGVSGAAVDGAPAMNTHLYTPVVAAVAPSGDLYIGDVGSYYVYKVVGASAVMPPAPPVADLYGKYVLPVTAPRGEEFELGARIHNRGPAIASGEDITVVLTLADGLECAHHSNGRRLTRAFAGIDLAPHSASLDGVFRVRATDDASPGVYESTLEIQYGGDLNLKDNTAVLPVTVVVPEPVDGEHALIVFQDNLPKAAPGQSARFHLRFLAPVGQPVNPGDIDQRLSAPTGFVFTGRPTYTYPNTAMGAVTGELKHDIRDDGRTLVIRHNPHLNTSGTDTAPLLYAIDLQAEDDAVPGVVSDGSVSIGRRPPVQIRAEVTGTPAEVSIRIVQTQLHKANVRPGQRGVYPVSFKLTNTGDHSTGAQDLVLTAPEGLWFSQDTTGMYRGEHDDEIELTAERSNGNRTLTVRGAVALDLNPGQWAAVYPQMEVETHAQAGAVRVDIQIGNPPVATGHATVTVDV, encoded by the coding sequence ATGACACGACCAGTTCCCGGCACGATCATCACGGTCGCCGGCAACGGCCAAAGCGGTTTTGAAGCGGACGGCGTTCCGGCTGCCAGTACCAAGATCGGGACTCCCTGGGGAGTGACGGTGGACGAGGCGGGAAACGTCTACGTCTGCGAGTACAGCACCAACCGCGTCCGCAGGGTGACCCCTGACGGGAAGATCACCACCATCGCCGGCACCGGCACCGAGGGCTACTCCGGTGACGGTGAGAGGGCCACCGCCGCCAAGCTCAGCGGCCCGCACGGCACGGCGATCGACAAGGCGGGGAACATCTACATCGCCGACCGCAAGAACGACCGGATCCGCAAGGTGGCACCCGATGGCACCATCACCACGGTCGTCGGCGCCGGCCCCAGGGGATACTCGGGCGACGGTGGACCCGCCTCTGCCGCCAAGCTCAACCTGCCCCAATCCGTGGCGTTGGACGACACGGGCAACCTCTACATCGCCGACGTGGGCAATCACCGAGTCCGTAAGGTGGCGCCCGAGGGGAAGATCACCACGGTGGCCGGTACCGGCACCGGCGGGTATTCCGGCGACGAGGGCCCTGCCTTCGCCGCCCAGCTCAACAATCCCACCGGGGTGACGGTCGGCAAGGACGGCAATCTCTACATCGCCGACTGCTCCAACCACCGTGTCCGCAAAGTGACGCCGGACGGGACGATCAGCACGGTCGCCGGCAACGGCACGAAGGGATACTCCGGTGACGGCGTTCCCGCCACCACCACGACCCTCAACGGTCCCTACTTCGTGGACATGGACGGGACGGGAAATCTCTACATCGCCGACCAGGACAACCACCGTGTCCGCAAGGTGGCACCCGACGGCATCATCACCACCATGGCCGGCGACGGCGTCTCGGGGGCCGCTGTCGACGGCGCCCCGGCGATGAACACCCACCTCTACACCCCCGTCGTGGCGGCGGTGGCTCCGTCCGGTGACCTGTACATCGGCGACGTGGGGAGCTACTACGTGTACAAGGTGGTCGGGGCATCGGCTGTGATGCCCCCGGCTCCGCCGGTCGCCGACCTGTACGGCAAGTACGTCCTGCCCGTGACCGCCCCCCGCGGCGAGGAGTTCGAGCTCGGCGCCCGTATCCACAACCGCGGCCCGGCCATCGCCAGCGGCGAGGACATCACCGTCGTCCTCACCCTGGCCGACGGCCTGGAGTGCGCCCATCACAGCAACGGCCGTCGCCTGACCCGTGCCTTCGCCGGCATCGACCTCGCCCCGCACAGCGCCTCACTGGACGGCGTGTTCCGCGTCCGCGCCACCGACGACGCGTCACCGGGGGTGTACGAGTCGACGCTGGAGATCCAGTACGGCGGCGACCTCAATCTGAAGGACAACACCGCCGTCCTGCCGGTCACCGTGGTCGTCCCCGAACCCGTCGACGGCGAGCATGCGCTGATCGTCTTCCAGGACAACCTTCCCAAGGCCGCGCCGGGCCAGAGCGCACGCTTTCACCTGCGCTTCCTCGCTCCCGTGGGCCAGCCGGTCAACCCCGGTGACATCGACCAGCGCCTGTCTGCGCCCACCGGGTTCGTCTTCACGGGCCGGCCCACCTACACCTACCCCAACACCGCGATGGGCGCTGTCACCGGCGAGCTGAAGCACGACATCCGCGACGACGGCCGCACTCTGGTCATCCGTCACAACCCGCACCTGAACACCTCCGGCACCGACACTGCGCCCCTTCTCTACGCCATCGACCTGCAGGCCGAGGACGATGCCGTTCCAGGTGTGGTCAGCGACGGCTCGGTCAGTATCGGCCGGCGGCCCCCCGTGCAGATTCGGGCCGAGGTCACCGGTACCCCAGCCGAGGTCAGCATCAGGATCGTCCAGACCCAGCTTCACAAGGCCAACGTCAGGCCTGGCCAGCGTGGGGTCTACCCCGTCTCCTTCAAGCTCACCAACACCGGAGACCACTCGACCGGTGCCCAGGATCTCGTCCTGACCGCGCCTGAGGGCCTGTGGTTCAGCCAGGACACCACGGGGATGTACCGGGGAGAGCACGACGACGAGATCGAGCTGACCGCCGAACGCTCGAACGGCAACCGCACCCTGACCGTCCGGGGCGCCGTCGCCCTCGACCTGAACCCCGGACAGTGGGCCGCCGTCTATCCGCAGATGGAGGTGGAGACCCACGCGCAGGCCGGCGCCGTCCGCGTCGACATCCAGATCGGCAACCCGCCCGTCGCCACCGGCCACGCCACCGTCACCGTCGACGTCTGA
- a CDS encoding glycosyltransferase has product MASRIAACRVVALVPAHNEADRIGAALAALRAQSRPPERIVVVADNCTDATADVARQAGAEVVESVKNRHKKAGALNQALDQVLQGLAGHDLVLVQDADTTLVPSFLADAVEAMAEDVGAVGAIFFGEPGGGLLGALQRIEFQRYAREIARRDYRADVLTGTATVFRAATLRQIREARLDGLIGGGTSYYSLASLTEDDEITKAVRTLGYRTVSPPGCRVVTEVMTTVPKLWHQRMRWQRGALENLRDYGLTKVTTPYIVRQGMMGLSVVALALYLVFTVWMLARGRPEFAPFWVAVGLVFVAEKVVTARGAGWRSQLLAGTLAVELAYDMFQHAVYLRSLWDMARRREERWCAT; this is encoded by the coding sequence GTGGCGTCCCGAATCGCCGCGTGCCGGGTCGTCGCTCTGGTCCCCGCGCACAACGAGGCCGACCGCATCGGTGCGGCCCTGGCAGCCTTACGGGCGCAGAGTCGGCCGCCGGAGCGGATTGTCGTGGTGGCCGACAACTGCACCGACGCCACCGCGGACGTCGCCCGGCAAGCAGGCGCCGAGGTCGTGGAGTCCGTGAAAAACCGTCACAAGAAGGCCGGCGCGCTCAACCAGGCCCTCGACCAGGTGCTGCAAGGCCTGGCCGGCCACGATCTGGTCCTGGTCCAGGACGCCGACACCACCCTCGTCCCCTCGTTCCTCGCCGACGCCGTCGAGGCGATGGCTGAGGATGTCGGGGCGGTCGGTGCGATCTTCTTCGGCGAGCCGGGCGGCGGCCTGCTCGGCGCCTTGCAGCGCATCGAGTTCCAGCGCTACGCCCGCGAGATCGCCCGCCGCGACTACCGCGCCGACGTCCTCACCGGGACCGCGACCGTCTTCCGCGCCGCGACCCTGCGCCAGATCAGAGAGGCCCGCCTGGACGGCCTCATCGGCGGCGGCACCTCCTACTACTCCCTCGCTTCGCTCACCGAGGACGACGAGATCACCAAAGCGGTACGCACCCTCGGCTACCGCACCGTCTCACCCCCGGGCTGTCGGGTGGTCACCGAGGTGATGACCACCGTGCCCAAGCTGTGGCATCAGCGGATGCGTTGGCAGCGCGGCGCCCTGGAGAACCTCCGCGACTACGGCCTCACCAAGGTCACCACCCCCTACATCGTGCGGCAAGGGATGATGGGCCTGTCCGTGGTGGCGCTCGCCCTGTATCTCGTCTTCACCGTGTGGATGCTGGCCCGCGGCCGCCCGGAGTTCGCCCCGTTCTGGGTGGCGGTCGGCCTGGTCTTCGTCGCCGAGAAGGTGGTCACCGCCCGCGGCGCGGGATGGAGGTCTCAGCTGCTCGCGGGAACGCTCGCCGTCGAGCTGGCCTACGACATGTTCCAGCACGCCGTCTATCTGCGCTCCCTGTGGGACATGGCTCGACGCCGCGAGGAGCGCTGGTGCGCGACATGA
- a CDS encoding ATP-binding protein, which yields MESVPAPDEGAAPDGPDIRTGAALVGDGTDIAQARHLAAGFLTRVQAEHGLPVSQRAMDLTQLVVSELVTNARKYAPGPVLLDLGITGGTVEVVVWDACPVLPVARAADAGRVGQHGLEIVMAVAQGFEARREPVGKRITARIALADDPWGAVCGRLPL from the coding sequence ATGGAGTCAGTCCCCGCGCCGGACGAGGGCGCGGCGCCGGACGGGCCGGACATCCGGACCGGCGCTGCCCTGGTCGGAGACGGTACGGACATCGCGCAGGCCCGTCATCTGGCGGCCGGCTTCCTCACCCGGGTCCAGGCCGAACACGGCCTGCCCGTCTCCCAGCGCGCCATGGACCTCACCCAGCTGGTGGTCAGTGAACTGGTGACCAACGCCCGCAAGTACGCCCCCGGGCCGGTGCTGCTGGACCTGGGGATCACCGGTGGCACGGTCGAGGTCGTGGTGTGGGACGCCTGTCCGGTGCTGCCGGTGGCCCGGGCCGCGGACGCCGGCCGGGTCGGGCAGCACGGTCTGGAGATCGTGATGGCCGTCGCGCAGGGCTTCGAAGCGCGACGCGAGCCGGTCGGCAAGCGCATCACCGCCCGCATCGCCTTGGCGGACGATCCATGGGGCGCCGTCTGCGGACGCCTTCCTCTGTGA